A window of Vulgatibacter sp. genomic DNA:
CGGCAGCGCCCCGGCAGGCGCAGGCTCGGTCATGCGCTTCTGGGGTCCCCTCTCGCGCGGAAAACCGAAGAAGGGATTGAGCTGCTCGTTCGACATGCGCTTGCGTACGTTGTCGTGCGCGAGGACGACGCTGCCCGCGCTGGAAAGGAGTTCGTTTCCGCCCGTGTGATCGGAATGCCAGTGGGTGTTGACGACGAACCGGATCGGGCCGGGGTGGATCGCTCCCACCGCTGCGCGGATCTTCTGGTTGAGGACGGCGTACTTGTCGTCGACGAGGAAGACGCCATCCCTCCCCGCGAACAAGCCGATGTTCCCACCGGCGCCGACCAGCATGTGGACGCCGCCAGCGACGGGCACCGTCTCGATCTCCACGTGGTCCAGTGGCCCATCGGCTCTAGCGCCCGGGGCCAGGGAAAGGACCATCGACAAGGACAAACCCGTCAGAACTCGCATCATGACGCTCGTGCTCCGATTCGTTGGTTTCGCCCAGCCCTGCAGCCTTCGCTGCAGCGGGGACGAACGGAGGCTAGGGGGCGGGTCGCTCGCCAGCTATGACATAGCGCCCTCGTTTTCTGCCAAACCGGGCAGCGGTCTCGGGAGCAGCTGCCCGATCGGCTCGCGCCGGGGCGTCGCGGCGATTATCTCGAGACGAGTTCAATCCTGCGTGGAGGGTTCGCGTGCGCAAGCGAAGGACCATCGGCTTCGTGCTCTTCGACGGCGTGGCTGCGTTGAACGTCAGCGGCCCCGCTGAGGTCTTCGCCCTGGCCAATCTGCTGGCGGGCCCGGCCGAGCGTGCGTACGACATCCTCTTCCTCTCGGAAGCGGGAGGTCCCATCCGCGCTTCCAGCGGCATCGTCCTCGAGACACGTGCGCTTGCGTCGCTCGACCCGGCGGAACTCGACACCCTCCTCGTCTCCGGCGGACGAAACGTAGCTGCCATCGGCCCCGCCGCGCCGCTCGTCGCCTGGATCCAGCACGCCGCCGGATTCGCGCGCCGCACCTGCAGCATCTGCAACGGCGCGTTCCTCCTGGCGGCTGCCGGCCTGCTCGACGGAAGGCGCGCGGTCACCCACTGGTGCGAGGTCGAGGCGCTCCGGGCCGCCTATCCCCAGGTGCGCGTGGAGCTCGATCCGATCCACCTCCAGGACGGGCCGATCTGGACGTCTGCGGGGATGACCGCCGGGATCGATCTCGCGCTGGCCCTGCTCGAGGAGGACCACGGCCGCCGCCTCAGCCTGGCGGTGGCAAAGGAGCTCGTCGTCTTCCTGCGCCGGCCTGCCGGGCAGGCGCAGTTCAGCAGCGCGCTCGCAGCACAGACCCGACTCGGCACGCTCCCGCCGGACTCCAGGCTCGCCGAGCTCCCCAGCTGGATCATGGAGAACCTGCAGGCGGATCTCGGCGTCGAAGCGCTTGCGCGCGCTGTCGGCATGGCGCCCAGAACCTTCGCGCGCTCGTTCGCACGGACCCATGGCGGCACGCCGGCCAGGCTGGTGCACGACCTCCGGGTGGAGGCGGCCTGCAGGCATCTCGAGGAGCCGAGCCTCGAGATCAAGGAGATCGCCTACCTCTGCGGCTTCGCGAACGAAGAGCGGATGCGGCGCGCATTCCTGCGCCGGCTGGGCGTGCCTCCCGCAACCTACCGCGAGCGCTTCGGCCCGGTAGCCACCAGGCCGGCCCGGGCCGGGGCAGCCGGCCCCCGCGGTGGCCTGTTGGTTGATCTAGCCAAGCCACATGGCTAATTTTTGCGGATGAAGGCGATGGTCAACGTGCACGAGGCCAAGACCCAGCTCTCCAGGCTGCTCGAGCGCGCGCATGCAGGTGAAGAGGTCGTCATCGCGAAAGGCGGCAAGCCCTACGCGCGCCTCTGCCCGCTCGAGTCGCCCCCGCCGCGCCAGCCTGGTTTCCTTCGGGGCGAAGTCGATTCGCGCTTCTTCGAGCCGCTGCCGGAGGACGAGCTCGAGGCCTGGGAGAAGTGAAGTACCTGCTCGATACCCACGCCTTCCTGTGGTGGGCTTTCGATGCCCCCGAGCTCTCCCCGACCGCCCGGGCGCTCATCGCCGACCGCAGCAACGTCGTCTACGTCTCGAGCGCCAGTGCCTGGGAAATTGCGACCAAGCACCGCCTCGGGCGGCTTGCCGCAGCTGCCGTCCTCCTGCAGGACGTCGCCGGCTGGGTTCAGAAGGCCGGGCTCTCGGAGCTGCCGATCGGCCTGCTCCACGCGCAGCGGGCGGGTAGCTTCCCGCAGCCGCACCGCGATCCCTTCGACCGGATCATCGCCGCCCAGAGCGTCGTGGAGCAGGTACCGGTGATCGGGCGGGACGAAGCGCTGCGGGGCTTCGGCGTCCAGCTCGTCTGGTGAGCTGGCGGGGAGCAAGCCCACCGACACCAACAGGGCGTTGCGGGTCACCCCGCGGGGCAGCAAATGGTCGGGGCGGCGCCGCGCCGCTCGGCACGGTGCGCGTCGCTCCACGAAAGGCAGGCGCCAGATGGCACGGAAGACCGATCTGCCCCCGCGCGTGCAGCGGAACGTCTACCCGGCCCCCGGGCATCGCTTCTCCCGGGCGAAGATCGGCAGGACCTGGAAGGACTCGACCCCCGACTACCCGCCGATGCAGCAGGCGCCGCCCGGAGCGCCGAACGTGGTCGTGGTGCTGCTCGACGACGCCGGCTACGGCGTCGCCAGCGCCTACGGCGGGCTGGTGCGGACGCCGACCGCGGAGAAGCTGGCTGCAGCGGGCCTGCAGTACTGCCAGTTCCACACCACCGCGCTCTGTGCGCCGACGCGGGCCGCGCTGCTCACCGGGCGCAACCACCACTCGGTCTCCCAGGGCGTCGTTGCCGAAATGGCGACCGGGTTCCCGGGGTATGCGGGGATCATCCCGAGGAGCACGGCCTTCGTCTCCGAGATCCTGTCGCAGAACGGCTACGCCACCGGCTGGTGGGGCAAGAACCACAACGTCCCGGAGAACGCCAAAGGGCCCGCGGGACCGTTCCACAACTGGCCGCTGCGACGTGGCTTCGACTATTTCTACGGCTTCCTCGGCGGCGAGACCGACAACTTCCATCCCCTGCTCTTCCGCGGAAACGCGCCGGTAGAGGTCGGAAAGCGGCCGGAGGAGGGCTACCACCTCACCACCGACCTGGCGGACGACTGCATCGCCTGGATGCGCAACCAGAAGGCGATGGCGCCAGAGCGCCCCTTCTTCGTGCACTTCGCGCCGGTTGCGGCCCACGGCCCCCACCAGCCGCCCCTCCACTGGCGGGGCCGCAACGCCGGCCGCTTCGACGGGGGCTGGGATCGCTACCGCGAGGAGGTCCACCGGCGGCAGCTCGAGATGGGCGTGGTTCCGCCCGGCACGAAGCTGACGCAGCGGCCCGCCGAGGTCCCCGCGTGGGAGAGCCTCGGCGACGACGAGCGGCGGCTCTTCGCCCGGCAGATGGAGAACTTCGCCGACTTCCACGAGCACACCGACCACGAAATCGGCAGGCTCGTCACCGCTCTCGAAGAGCTGGGCGAGTTCGAGAACACGCTCTTCCTCTACATCCTGGGAGACAACGGCTCGAGCGCCGAGGGGGGGCTGCAGGGCACGCTCAACGAGGTGGCGGGCATGAGCGGCGTCGCCTACCCCCTCGATACGGCACTGGCCCGCATCGACGAGATCGGCCTGCCCGGGACCACGCCGCTCTATGCGGTGGGGTGGGCCTGGGCGGGCGACACGCCCTTCCAGTGGATGAAGCAGGTGGCGTCGCATTTCGGGGGGACGCGCAACGGCCTCGTCGTCTCGTGGCCCGCCTGGATCGCCGACAAGGGCGCCAAGCGCTTCCAGTTCCACCACGTGATCGACGTGGTGCCGACCATCCTCGAGGTGGCCGGGATCAGCGAGCCGACGATGATCGACGGCGTCGCCCAGAAGCCGATCGAAGGCACGAGCATGGCGTACACCTTCGATCGCGAGAACGCCGACGCGCCCAGCACGCGAACGACGCAGTACTTCGAGATGCTGGGCAACCGCGCGCTCTACAGCGACGGCTGGATCGCCAGTTGCCGGCACGGGAGGCTGCCCTGGGTCACGACGGGCAGCGCGGATTTCGACGAGGATCGCTGGGAGCTCTACAACGTGGCGGACGACTTCAGCCAGTCGGAGGACCTGGCGGAGCGGTACCCGGAGAAGCTGCGGGCGCTGCAGGAACTCTTCCTCGTGGAAGCGGCGAAATACGACGTCTTGCCCCTCGATGATCGCTTCGCCGCGCGCACCGACGTGACCCTTCGCGGCAATTGGTTCACCGGCCGCAGGGAGATCGTGCTTCCCGGCACGCTCACGCGTCTCCCGGAGGGGAGCGCGCCGAAGCTGAGCAACGTCGACCACACGCTGGTCGTGACCGTCGACGTCCCGGACGAGGGTGCGGAGGGCGTGCTGATCGCCATGGGCGGCGACA
This region includes:
- a CDS encoding type II toxin-antitoxin system VapC family toxin — translated: MKYLLDTHAFLWWAFDAPELSPTARALIADRSNVVYVSSASAWEIATKHRLGRLAAAAVLLQDVAGWVQKAGLSELPIGLLHAQRAGSFPQPHRDPFDRIIAAQSVVEQVPVIGRDEALRGFGVQLVW
- a CDS encoding GlxA family transcriptional regulator, encoding MRKRRTIGFVLFDGVAALNVSGPAEVFALANLLAGPAERAYDILFLSEAGGPIRASSGIVLETRALASLDPAELDTLLVSGGRNVAAIGPAAPLVAWIQHAAGFARRTCSICNGAFLLAAAGLLDGRRAVTHWCEVEALRAAYPQVRVELDPIHLQDGPIWTSAGMTAGIDLALALLEEDHGRRLSLAVAKELVVFLRRPAGQAQFSSALAAQTRLGTLPPDSRLAELPSWIMENLQADLGVEALARAVGMAPRTFARSFARTHGGTPARLVHDLRVEAACRHLEEPSLEIKEIAYLCGFANEERMRRAFLRRLGVPPATYRERFGPVATRPARAGAAGPRGGLLVDLAKPHG
- a CDS encoding arylsulfatase, translated to MARKTDLPPRVQRNVYPAPGHRFSRAKIGRTWKDSTPDYPPMQQAPPGAPNVVVVLLDDAGYGVASAYGGLVRTPTAEKLAAAGLQYCQFHTTALCAPTRAALLTGRNHHSVSQGVVAEMATGFPGYAGIIPRSTAFVSEILSQNGYATGWWGKNHNVPENAKGPAGPFHNWPLRRGFDYFYGFLGGETDNFHPLLFRGNAPVEVGKRPEEGYHLTTDLADDCIAWMRNQKAMAPERPFFVHFAPVAAHGPHQPPLHWRGRNAGRFDGGWDRYREEVHRRQLEMGVVPPGTKLTQRPAEVPAWESLGDDERRLFARQMENFADFHEHTDHEIGRLVTALEELGEFENTLFLYILGDNGSSAEGGLQGTLNEVAGMSGVAYPLDTALARIDEIGLPGTTPLYAVGWAWAGDTPFQWMKQVASHFGGTRNGLVVSWPAWIADKGAKRFQFHHVIDVVPTILEVAGISEPTMIDGVAQKPIEGTSMAYTFDRENADAPSTRTTQYFEMLGNRALYSDGWIASCRHGRLPWVTTGSADFDEDRWELYNVADDFSQSEDLAERYPEKLRALQELFLVEAAKYDVLPLDDRFAARTDVTLRGNWFTGRREIVLPGTLTRLPEGSAPKLSNVDHTLVVTVDVPDEGAEGVLIAMGGDSAGWSLFVDGGRLRYHYNRYDIDRYDVVADGPLPRGRAEIRLDFVCDAASSPGGPATVRLSCNGTPVAQGRIERQVRGNFGGFGCLDVGRDSGSPVWPGYRSRLPFVFRGRIENVRLELGDAAERTTGELLEEHLRGD
- a CDS encoding type II toxin-antitoxin system Phd/YefM family antitoxin, translated to MVNVHEAKTQLSRLLERAHAGEEVVIAKGGKPYARLCPLESPPPRQPGFLRGEVDSRFFEPLPEDELEAWEK